Proteins encoded in a region of the Canis lupus familiaris isolate Mischka breed German Shepherd chromosome 1, alternate assembly UU_Cfam_GSD_1.0, whole genome shotgun sequence genome:
- the INAFM1 gene encoding putative transmembrane protein INAFM1 yields the protein MRGTSCVGGGGESPGGAGLSEGPRGRWLRLAPVCAYFLCVSLAAVLLAVYYGLIWVPTRPPAGPAGPPPSALSPPCAARPGAPPAPAPAAASVSCLLGAPGGPRPQLELPRSRRRRRRHSDPSRRPSRQTPRETPEAVGGRGPG from the coding sequence ATGCGGGGCACGAGCTGcgtgggcggcggcggcgagagCCCGGGTGGCGCCGGGCTGAGCGAAGGCCCGCGCGGCCGCTGGCTGCGCCTTGCCCCGGTCTGCGCCTACTTTCTCTGCGTCTCGTTGGCCGCCGTGCTGCTCGCCGTCTACTACGGTCTCATCTGGGTTCCCACGCGGCCCCCCGCGGGGCCCGCCGGCCCGCCGCCCAGCGCGCTGTCCCCTCCGTGCGCCGCCCGCCCGGgcgcgccgcccgccccggcgCCCGCCGCTGCCTCGGTCTCCTGCCTCCTGGGAGCCCCCGGCGGGCCGCGACCCCAGCTCGAGCTGccgcgcagccgccgccgccgccgccgccacagcGACCCCAGCCGCCGCCCGAGCCGCCAGACACCCAGAGAGACGCCGGAGGCCGTGGGGGGGCGAGGACCCGGGTAA
- the CCDC9 gene encoding coiled-coil domain-containing protein 9 isoform X3: MSATLDLKSKEEKDAELDKRIEALRRKNEALIRRYQEIEEDRKKAELEGVAVTAPRKNRSVEKENVAVEAVSSTLGWGPHQDRDGEKTSRRSPGTPRPPGASKGGRMPPQHGGRAGMGRAAHSWEDSCGEQPRGGAGGRGRRGRGRGSPHLSGAGDTSVADRKSKEWEERRRQNIEKMNEEMEKIAEYERNQREGVLEPNPVRNFLDDPRRRSGPLEEPERDRREGSRRHGRNWGGPDFERVRCGLEQERQGRRAGLGSAGDMTLSMTGRERSEYLRWKQEREKIDQERLQRHRKPTGQWRREWDAEKTDGMFKDGPAAALEPSHRYDDQAWTRPPKPPTFREFLSQHKAEVSRRKKKNSRPQTKAAPRAYSDHDDRWETKEVVSPAPEASQPTPPEEAPTQLLETPAPPAHRPPEDEGEEDEGEEDEGEDEEWEDVSEEEEIEEEEEAEEEEEQPAQDHQPQEADPTGSPTRSPTGSPTGSPTGSPTGSPTGSPTGGDQPAPASLESGPSLPGTQKAEEEGSEAAPEAGPEGQEAAEITDFQRASPNS; this comes from the exons ATG TCAGCCACACTGGATCTGAAATCGAAGGAGGAGAAAGATGCTGAGTTGGACAAGAGGATCGAGGCTCTTCGGCGAAAGAATGAGGCCCTCATCCGGCGCTACCAG GAGATTGAGGAGGACCGGAAAAAAGCCGAACTCGAGGGAGTAGCCGTGACAGCGCCCCGGAAGAACCGCTCAGTGGAGAAGGAGAACGTGGCAGTTGAGGCggtgagctccacactgggttgGGGGCCTCATCAGGACAGGGACGGG gAGAAGACCTCTCGAAGGTCTCCCGGGACCCCACGGCCCCCAGGGGCCAGCAAGGGAGGCCGGATGCCCCCCCAACATGGAGGCCGGGCAGGCATGGGCCGGGCAGCCCACAGCTGGGAGGACAGTTGCGGGGAGCAGCCTCGAGGAGGAGCTGGGGGCCGTGGCCGGAGAGGCCGGGGCCGAGGGTCCCCTCATCTTTCTGGAGCTGGAGATACCTCAGTGGCTGACCGCAAATCTAAG GAGTGGGAGGAGCGGCGGCGGCAGAACATCGAGAAGATGAACGAGGAGATGGAGAAGATTGCGGAGTATGAGCGCAACCAGCGG GAAGGTGTGCTGGAGCCCAACCCTGTGCGGAACTTCCTGGATGACCCCCGGCGGCGCAGTGGTCCCCTGGAGGAGCCTGAGCGGGACCGCCGGGAAGGCAGCCGCCGGCACGGGCGCAATTGGGGGGGGCCTGACTTTGAGCGGGTGCGCTGCGGCCTGGAGCAGGAGCGGCAG GGCCGCCGGGCCGGCCTGGGCAGCGCTGGCGACATGACGCTCTCCATGACGGGCCGGGAGCGGTCGGAGTATCTGCGctggaagcaggagagggaaaagatcGACCAGGAACGGCTGCAGAGACACCGCAAGCCCACCGGCCAGTGGCGGCGGGAGTGGGATGCTGAGAAGACCGATGGGAT gTTCAAGGATGGTCCAGCTGCTGCCCTTGAACCATCTCACCGCTACG ATGATCAGGCCTGGACTCGGCCCCCCAAGCCCCCCACTTTCAGGGAGTTCCTGTCCCAGCACAAAGCTGAGGTCAGCCGCAGGAAGAAGAAGAATAGCCGACCCCAGACCAAGGCAGCCCCTCGTGCCTACAG TGACCATGATGACCGCTGGGAGACGAAGGAGGTGGTGTCCCCAGCCCCTGAGGCCTCACAGCCCACTCCACCTGAGGAGGCGCCCACACAG CTACTTGAGACCCCAGCTCCTCCTGCCCACCGGCCCCCTGAGGATGAGGGGGAGGAGGACGAGGGGGAGGAGGACGAGGGGGAGGATGAGGAGTGGGAAGAcgtgagtgaggaggaggagatcgaggaggaagaagaggctgaggaggaggaagaacaaCCAGCCCAAGACCATCAACCCCAAGAGGCTGACCCCACCGGAAGCCCTACCAGAAGCCCCACTGGAAGCCCCACTGGAAGCCCCACCGGAAGCCCCACTGGAAGCCCCACCGGAAGCCCCACCG gagGTGACcagccagcccctgcctccctggagaGTGGGCCCAGCCTCCCAGGAACCCAGAAAGCTGAAGAGGAAGGGTCTGAGGCAGCTCCAG AGGCGGGCCCCGAGGGCCAGGAGGCCGCGGAGATCACAGACTTCCAGAGG GCCTCCCCGAATTCCTGA
- the CCDC9 gene encoding coiled-coil domain-containing protein 9 isoform X1 — protein MSATLDLKSKEEKDAELDKRIEALRRKNEALIRRYQEIEEDRKKAELEGVAVTAPRKNRSVEKENVAVEAVSSTLGWGPHQDRDGEKTSRRSPGTPRPPGASKGGRMPPQHGGRAGMGRAAHSWEDSCGEQPRGGAGGRGRRGRGRGSPHLSGAGDTSVADRKSKEWEERRRQNIEKMNEEMEKIAEYERNQREGVLEPNPVRNFLDDPRRRSGPLEEPERDRREGSRRHGRNWGGPDFERVRCGLEQERQGRRAGLGSAGDMTLSMTGRERSEYLRWKQEREKIDQERLQRHRKPTGQWRREWDAEKTDGMFKDGPAAALEPSHRYDDQAWTRPPKPPTFREFLSQHKAEVSRRKKKNSRPQTKAAPRAYSDHDDRWETKEVVSPAPEASQPTPPEEAPTQLLETPAPPAHRPPEDEGEEDEGEEDEGEDEEWEDVSEEEEIEEEEEAEEEEEQPAQDHQPQEADPTGSPTRSPTGSPTGSPTGSPTGSPTGSPTGEQADKEPFRPEEPLPLPQAPATPSSPFLPPGDHQPVSDWGEEMELNSPQNTHPADALSPGEAWPFGNA, from the exons ATG TCAGCCACACTGGATCTGAAATCGAAGGAGGAGAAAGATGCTGAGTTGGACAAGAGGATCGAGGCTCTTCGGCGAAAGAATGAGGCCCTCATCCGGCGCTACCAG GAGATTGAGGAGGACCGGAAAAAAGCCGAACTCGAGGGAGTAGCCGTGACAGCGCCCCGGAAGAACCGCTCAGTGGAGAAGGAGAACGTGGCAGTTGAGGCggtgagctccacactgggttgGGGGCCTCATCAGGACAGGGACGGG gAGAAGACCTCTCGAAGGTCTCCCGGGACCCCACGGCCCCCAGGGGCCAGCAAGGGAGGCCGGATGCCCCCCCAACATGGAGGCCGGGCAGGCATGGGCCGGGCAGCCCACAGCTGGGAGGACAGTTGCGGGGAGCAGCCTCGAGGAGGAGCTGGGGGCCGTGGCCGGAGAGGCCGGGGCCGAGGGTCCCCTCATCTTTCTGGAGCTGGAGATACCTCAGTGGCTGACCGCAAATCTAAG GAGTGGGAGGAGCGGCGGCGGCAGAACATCGAGAAGATGAACGAGGAGATGGAGAAGATTGCGGAGTATGAGCGCAACCAGCGG GAAGGTGTGCTGGAGCCCAACCCTGTGCGGAACTTCCTGGATGACCCCCGGCGGCGCAGTGGTCCCCTGGAGGAGCCTGAGCGGGACCGCCGGGAAGGCAGCCGCCGGCACGGGCGCAATTGGGGGGGGCCTGACTTTGAGCGGGTGCGCTGCGGCCTGGAGCAGGAGCGGCAG GGCCGCCGGGCCGGCCTGGGCAGCGCTGGCGACATGACGCTCTCCATGACGGGCCGGGAGCGGTCGGAGTATCTGCGctggaagcaggagagggaaaagatcGACCAGGAACGGCTGCAGAGACACCGCAAGCCCACCGGCCAGTGGCGGCGGGAGTGGGATGCTGAGAAGACCGATGGGAT gTTCAAGGATGGTCCAGCTGCTGCCCTTGAACCATCTCACCGCTACG ATGATCAGGCCTGGACTCGGCCCCCCAAGCCCCCCACTTTCAGGGAGTTCCTGTCCCAGCACAAAGCTGAGGTCAGCCGCAGGAAGAAGAAGAATAGCCGACCCCAGACCAAGGCAGCCCCTCGTGCCTACAG TGACCATGATGACCGCTGGGAGACGAAGGAGGTGGTGTCCCCAGCCCCTGAGGCCTCACAGCCCACTCCACCTGAGGAGGCGCCCACACAG CTACTTGAGACCCCAGCTCCTCCTGCCCACCGGCCCCCTGAGGATGAGGGGGAGGAGGACGAGGGGGAGGAGGACGAGGGGGAGGATGAGGAGTGGGAAGAcgtgagtgaggaggaggagatcgaggaggaagaagaggctgaggaggaggaagaacaaCCAGCCCAAGACCATCAACCCCAAGAGGCTGACCCCACCGGAAGCCCTACCAGAAGCCCCACTGGAAGCCCCACTGGAAGCCCCACCGGAAGCCCCACTGGAAGCCCCACCGGAAGCCCCACCGGTGAGCAGGCTGACAAAGAGCCCTTCAGGCCAGAGGAGCCCCTGCCACTTCCCCAAGCCCCTGCCACACCTTCTAGCCCCTTTTTGCCCCCTGGGGACCACCAGCCTGTGTCTGACTGGGGTGAAGAGATGGAGCTGAATTCTCCCCAGAACACCCACCCGGCTGATGCCCTGTCTCCGGGTGAGGCCTGGCCTTTTGGAAATGCATGA
- the CCDC9 gene encoding coiled-coil domain-containing protein 9 isoform X2, whose product MSATLDLKSKEEKDAELDKRIEALRRKNEALIRRYQEIEEDRKKAELEGVAVTAPRKNRSVEKENVAVEAEKTSRRSPGTPRPPGASKGGRMPPQHGGRAGMGRAAHSWEDSCGEQPRGGAGGRGRRGRGRGSPHLSGAGDTSVADRKSKEWEERRRQNIEKMNEEMEKIAEYERNQREGVLEPNPVRNFLDDPRRRSGPLEEPERDRREGSRRHGRNWGGPDFERVRCGLEQERQGRRAGLGSAGDMTLSMTGRERSEYLRWKQEREKIDQERLQRHRKPTGQWRREWDAEKTDGMFKDGPAAALEPSHRYDDQAWTRPPKPPTFREFLSQHKAEVSRRKKKNSRPQTKAAPRAYSDHDDRWETKEVVSPAPEASQPTPPEEAPTQLLETPAPPAHRPPEDEGEEDEGEEDEGEDEEWEDVSEEEEIEEEEEAEEEEEQPAQDHQPQEADPTGSPTRSPTGSPTGSPTGSPTGSPTGSPTGEQADKEPFRPEEPLPLPQAPATPSSPFLPPGDHQPVSDWGEEMELNSPQNTHPADALSPGEAWPFGNA is encoded by the exons ATG TCAGCCACACTGGATCTGAAATCGAAGGAGGAGAAAGATGCTGAGTTGGACAAGAGGATCGAGGCTCTTCGGCGAAAGAATGAGGCCCTCATCCGGCGCTACCAG GAGATTGAGGAGGACCGGAAAAAAGCCGAACTCGAGGGAGTAGCCGTGACAGCGCCCCGGAAGAACCGCTCAGTGGAGAAGGAGAACGTGGCAGTTGAGGCg gAGAAGACCTCTCGAAGGTCTCCCGGGACCCCACGGCCCCCAGGGGCCAGCAAGGGAGGCCGGATGCCCCCCCAACATGGAGGCCGGGCAGGCATGGGCCGGGCAGCCCACAGCTGGGAGGACAGTTGCGGGGAGCAGCCTCGAGGAGGAGCTGGGGGCCGTGGCCGGAGAGGCCGGGGCCGAGGGTCCCCTCATCTTTCTGGAGCTGGAGATACCTCAGTGGCTGACCGCAAATCTAAG GAGTGGGAGGAGCGGCGGCGGCAGAACATCGAGAAGATGAACGAGGAGATGGAGAAGATTGCGGAGTATGAGCGCAACCAGCGG GAAGGTGTGCTGGAGCCCAACCCTGTGCGGAACTTCCTGGATGACCCCCGGCGGCGCAGTGGTCCCCTGGAGGAGCCTGAGCGGGACCGCCGGGAAGGCAGCCGCCGGCACGGGCGCAATTGGGGGGGGCCTGACTTTGAGCGGGTGCGCTGCGGCCTGGAGCAGGAGCGGCAG GGCCGCCGGGCCGGCCTGGGCAGCGCTGGCGACATGACGCTCTCCATGACGGGCCGGGAGCGGTCGGAGTATCTGCGctggaagcaggagagggaaaagatcGACCAGGAACGGCTGCAGAGACACCGCAAGCCCACCGGCCAGTGGCGGCGGGAGTGGGATGCTGAGAAGACCGATGGGAT gTTCAAGGATGGTCCAGCTGCTGCCCTTGAACCATCTCACCGCTACG ATGATCAGGCCTGGACTCGGCCCCCCAAGCCCCCCACTTTCAGGGAGTTCCTGTCCCAGCACAAAGCTGAGGTCAGCCGCAGGAAGAAGAAGAATAGCCGACCCCAGACCAAGGCAGCCCCTCGTGCCTACAG TGACCATGATGACCGCTGGGAGACGAAGGAGGTGGTGTCCCCAGCCCCTGAGGCCTCACAGCCCACTCCACCTGAGGAGGCGCCCACACAG CTACTTGAGACCCCAGCTCCTCCTGCCCACCGGCCCCCTGAGGATGAGGGGGAGGAGGACGAGGGGGAGGAGGACGAGGGGGAGGATGAGGAGTGGGAAGAcgtgagtgaggaggaggagatcgaggaggaagaagaggctgaggaggaggaagaacaaCCAGCCCAAGACCATCAACCCCAAGAGGCTGACCCCACCGGAAGCCCTACCAGAAGCCCCACTGGAAGCCCCACTGGAAGCCCCACCGGAAGCCCCACTGGAAGCCCCACCGGAAGCCCCACCGGTGAGCAGGCTGACAAAGAGCCCTTCAGGCCAGAGGAGCCCCTGCCACTTCCCCAAGCCCCTGCCACACCTTCTAGCCCCTTTTTGCCCCCTGGGGACCACCAGCCTGTGTCTGACTGGGGTGAAGAGATGGAGCTGAATTCTCCCCAGAACACCCACCCGGCTGATGCCCTGTCTCCGGGTGAGGCCTGGCCTTTTGGAAATGCATGA
- the CCDC9 gene encoding coiled-coil domain-containing protein 9 isoform X4, whose product MPPQHGGRAGMGRAAHSWEDSCGEQPRGGAGGRGRRGRGRGSPHLSGAGDTSVADRKSKEWEERRRQNIEKMNEEMEKIAEYERNQREGVLEPNPVRNFLDDPRRRSGPLEEPERDRREGSRRHGRNWGGPDFERVRCGLEQERQGRRAGLGSAGDMTLSMTGRERSEYLRWKQEREKIDQERLQRHRKPTGQWRREWDAEKTDGMFKDGPAAALEPSHRYDDQAWTRPPKPPTFREFLSQHKAEVSRRKKKNSRPQTKAAPRAYSDHDDRWETKEVVSPAPEASQPTPPEEAPTQLLETPAPPAHRPPEDEGEEDEGEEDEGEDEEWEDVSEEEEIEEEEEAEEEEEQPAQDHQPQEADPTGSPTRSPTGSPTGSPTGSPTGSPTGSPTGEQADKEPFRPEEPLPLPQAPATPSSPFLPPGDHQPVSDWGEEMELNSPQNTHPADALSPGEAWPFGNA is encoded by the exons ATGCCCCCCCAACATGGAGGCCGGGCAGGCATGGGCCGGGCAGCCCACAGCTGGGAGGACAGTTGCGGGGAGCAGCCTCGAGGAGGAGCTGGGGGCCGTGGCCGGAGAGGCCGGGGCCGAGGGTCCCCTCATCTTTCTGGAGCTGGAGATACCTCAGTGGCTGACCGCAAATCTAAG GAGTGGGAGGAGCGGCGGCGGCAGAACATCGAGAAGATGAACGAGGAGATGGAGAAGATTGCGGAGTATGAGCGCAACCAGCGG GAAGGTGTGCTGGAGCCCAACCCTGTGCGGAACTTCCTGGATGACCCCCGGCGGCGCAGTGGTCCCCTGGAGGAGCCTGAGCGGGACCGCCGGGAAGGCAGCCGCCGGCACGGGCGCAATTGGGGGGGGCCTGACTTTGAGCGGGTGCGCTGCGGCCTGGAGCAGGAGCGGCAG GGCCGCCGGGCCGGCCTGGGCAGCGCTGGCGACATGACGCTCTCCATGACGGGCCGGGAGCGGTCGGAGTATCTGCGctggaagcaggagagggaaaagatcGACCAGGAACGGCTGCAGAGACACCGCAAGCCCACCGGCCAGTGGCGGCGGGAGTGGGATGCTGAGAAGACCGATGGGAT gTTCAAGGATGGTCCAGCTGCTGCCCTTGAACCATCTCACCGCTACG ATGATCAGGCCTGGACTCGGCCCCCCAAGCCCCCCACTTTCAGGGAGTTCCTGTCCCAGCACAAAGCTGAGGTCAGCCGCAGGAAGAAGAAGAATAGCCGACCCCAGACCAAGGCAGCCCCTCGTGCCTACAG TGACCATGATGACCGCTGGGAGACGAAGGAGGTGGTGTCCCCAGCCCCTGAGGCCTCACAGCCCACTCCACCTGAGGAGGCGCCCACACAG CTACTTGAGACCCCAGCTCCTCCTGCCCACCGGCCCCCTGAGGATGAGGGGGAGGAGGACGAGGGGGAGGAGGACGAGGGGGAGGATGAGGAGTGGGAAGAcgtgagtgaggaggaggagatcgaggaggaagaagaggctgaggaggaggaagaacaaCCAGCCCAAGACCATCAACCCCAAGAGGCTGACCCCACCGGAAGCCCTACCAGAAGCCCCACTGGAAGCCCCACTGGAAGCCCCACCGGAAGCCCCACTGGAAGCCCCACCGGAAGCCCCACCGGTGAGCAGGCTGACAAAGAGCCCTTCAGGCCAGAGGAGCCCCTGCCACTTCCCCAAGCCCCTGCCACACCTTCTAGCCCCTTTTTGCCCCCTGGGGACCACCAGCCTGTGTCTGACTGGGGTGAAGAGATGGAGCTGAATTCTCCCCAGAACACCCACCCGGCTGATGCCCTGTCTCCGGGTGAGGCCTGGCCTTTTGGAAATGCATGA